The following proteins are encoded in a genomic region of Cydia fagiglandana chromosome 26, ilCydFagi1.1, whole genome shotgun sequence:
- the LOC134677632 gene encoding uncharacterized protein LOC134677632, with protein MLYPSGAKNKPKSNHYSYSSFPSPSGAKYKPQSNQNSFSAMLYPSGAKNKPYVRPKQGHDRWRYSNKHKKNLRTSKQESTESAESEEKVLMGGQSTRDFEFRTEITSNEFSRDREEDETSTEEILIQHSNVIDVGLSRKTPRRLNITFVSPENFRISDERRILRKSNANDSFAVDTSPGNFDAVDTMIKHIEEEIEAVKDQVEYVKNLTHSKRIENTDSNRTENFTDAEALESKNTFSFRAQYDTDASNSTETETNRNKTNENVTETTSTNVSDITTAYEEKEITHEEHTSENPINNIVDIDKSKNGESFDMNDTHFVNEVKHRQDETSMPPNEKDKAEYSPANRTVVEVGNNSTATNIEGAGITAGNMRDISE; from the exons ATGCTTTATCCATCGGGGGCTAAAAATAAACCAAAATCAAATCATTATTCGTATTCCTCATTTCCCTCTCCGTCGGGGGCTAAATACAAACCACAATCAAATCAAAATTCATTTTCCGCAATGCTTTATCCGTCGGGGGCTAAAAATAAACCATATGTAAGACCAAAGCAAGGACATGACAGATGGCGTTATTCAAATAAACACAAGAAGAATCTCCGAACCAGTAAACAAGAGTCAACTGAATCTGCTGAATCGGAAGAAAAGGTTTTAATGGGTGGGCAAAGTACTCGGGACTTTGAATTTAGGACTGAAATAACTTCTAATGAGTTTTCTAGAGATAGAGAAGAAGACGAGACTAGTACAGAGGAGATACTAATACAGCACAGCAATGTTATCGATGTTGGGTTGTCTCGAAAGACACCACGACGATTAAACATTACTTTTGTTTCACCAGAAAA tttCAGAATCAGCGATGAAAGACGAATTTTAAGAAAAAGTAACGCAAACGATTCGTTTGCAGTGGATACTAGTCCAGGAAATTTTGATGCCGTAGATACAATGATTAAGCATATAGAAGAAGAAATAGAAGCAGTAAAAGACCAGGTCGAATACGTCAAAAATCTAACTCACTCGAAACGCATAGAAAATACAGACAGTAACAGAACGGAAAATTTTACTGATGCTGAAGCATTGGAATCCAAGAATACGTTCTCATTTAGAGCTCAATATGATACAGATGCGTCTAATTCTACAGAAACAGAGACTAACCGtaataaaacaaatgaaaatgttACTGAGACTACATCGACAAATGTCTCTGACATAACAACCGCTTACGAGGAAAAGGAAATAACACATGAAGAGCATACATCTGAAAATccaataaataatatagttgACATCGATAAATCAAAAAATGGTGAATCGTTTGACATGAATGATACCCATTTTGTCAACGAAGTTAAACATAGACAAGACGAGACTTCTATGCCACCAAATGAAAAAGATAAGGCTGAATATAGCCCTGCAAATAGAACAGTAGTAGAAGTAGGCAATAATTCTACTGCCACAAATATTGAGGGGgcaggaattactgcggggaaTATGCGAGATATAAGCGAATAA
- the LOC134677670 gene encoding uncharacterized protein LOC134677670 produces MEAVVFIAVASIIVNTVKAVEPKQLNLALETVLQFDEKDRAADLAVLDKVQDFLDKIKNAMQTSGRRSSGNDISFTDFILKAAKILKSLKDDELEEAYVIINDESRRYINTDTELRELFDDNDMRRYVSQKLHDNKEMAAHDLRRHIDAVITLIGLNREAGENTDLFQIGNTLYEGASATLRKALSDLKNMRRGKEYNTGNSLRRVLASLALKHYDSLGDAVKTQLKKLIKNYWQTYIESNGPNALRSYITTTRRTLNQWKTRKHRYYDTFTAQTKKTYSPKNINFFKNKPYKKPEVFVSNDDLKTLLGMHINQPKSNQNPGC; encoded by the exons atgGAAGCCGTTGTGTTTATCGCTGTTGCCAGTATAATAG TAAACACAGTGAAAGCAGTGGAGCCGAAGCAATTGAATCTAGCCCTCGAAACAGTCCTTCAATTTGACGAGAAAGACCGAGCAGCCGACCTAGCCGTCCTAGACAAAGTGCAAGATTTcctagataaaattaaaaatgccaTGCAAACCAGTGGTAGGAGAAGTAGCGGAAATGATATATCATTCACAGATTTCATTCTTAAAGCAGCTAAAATTCTAAAAAGTCTCAAAGACGATGAACTGGAAGAAGCATACGTCATTATCAATGATGAATCGAGACGATATATTAACACAGATACTGAGTTAAGAGAGCTATTCGATGATAATGACATGAGAAGGTACGTTTCTCAGAAATTGCATGATAACAAGGAGATGGCAGCTCATGACTTGCGTAGGCATATAGATGCAGTAATTACCCTAATAGGACTTAATCGAGAAGCTGGAGAAAATACCGACTTATTTCAAATTGGGAATACTTTGTATGAAGGTGCTAGTGCTACATTGAGGAAAGCTCTTAGTGACCTAAAGAACATGAGAAGAGGTAAAGAATATAATACAGGGAACTCGTTAAGAAGAGTGCTCGCTTCGCTTGCATTGAAGCATTATGACTCGCTCGGTGATGCTGTAAAAActcaattaaaaaaattgatcAAAAATTATTGGCAAACATATATTGAAAGCAATGGACCCAATGCCTTACGCAGCTACATAACTACTACTAGGCGTACGTTGAATCAATGGAAAACACGCAAACATAGATATTACGATACTTTTACGGCACAAACAAAAAAGACATATTCACCAAAAAACATTAacttttttaaaaacaaacctTATAAAAAACCGGAGGTTTTCGTATCTAATGACGATTTAAAGACGTTGCTTGGTATGCATATTAATCAaccaaaatcaaatcaaaacccA GGGTGCTGA